The Paenibacillus polymyxa M1 DNA segment GTAAAAATTGATTACTTGTACTTCCCCGAAGAAGGATTTGTTATTACTAACCCTTCCCAAGGTAATCACGGCGACCACTAAGCCGGAGCTCGGAGGGATGACAGATGGCTAATGATATTCGCGTATGTGATGAGTGCAATCATATCCGCTTAAAAACGATCTTGCCTAAGTTGAAAAAGATGGCACCCGATGCGGAGATCAAAATCGGTTGCAAATCGTATTGCGGTCCTTGTGGAAAACGGGCGTTTGTGTATGTGAACGGACGTTATGTGAGTGCGGCCACAGAGGATGAAGTATTAGAGAAGGCTGCACGCTTTATAAAATAGTTCGAGTGCGCATCGTTGGCACCTTTTGAATAGTTCCCCTCCTTCTGATCCATGCTAATGAATGTAGACCATGCCCAGAAGGAGGAGTAACTCATGGCCCAATATGATTCCAATCTCGACAATCACAGTGTCGAAGCTCAAACACAAAACTCGGTGGACAAGCTCCACAATGCCGTGTCTCAGGCATTGTCACATCCGGCTGAACAGCTGATTGAGCAAGCGGAGCAATCTCGCACTCATGCGGAGCATGCTATACAGCAGGCAAAGGATAGCCTTGGTGACGATGCAGTAGAAGTTGCTGAGGAAATGCTTGGTGAAGAGGTACAGCGTCTTGATCAGGCTAAAAAAACGTTGCGTTCCTGAGTATTTGTTAATGGTAACAAGCGCAGTCAAATGACTGTCAACACAAAAATCCCGATCCACAGCCCTAACAAGCGATGGATCGGGATTTTTGTTATATATCAGGTAGTTATGCAATCGATATCCTTGTTACTTCTTTGCTTCAGTCTCCCATTCGCGAATAAGATCGTATGTGATGACCTGATCGGATATCTTTAATCGATTGAGAGCCTCAGTATAGCCTGGTCCGCAGGCATTCACATCTGTAGGTTGACCTGTACTCAGATTGTAACAAGTTCCATTGGAGAATGTACCGTCCTCAGATGGAATGTAGTACACTCGTCCATCCGTGAAAGCGCCAGTACGCAGCACAACCATACGAGGTTTTCCACTAAACAGATCGTTACCCATAAAATGATATGGTTTTGTAGAAATCCCAAGTAGATGCATTACGGAAGGCGTTAGATCCAGCTGTCCTGCCGGTTCTGTATACGTGCCTGCCTGGCTTCCGTCAGGAAGATGCACAAGTAATGGCACCTGATTCATGATTTTCTGCATGTCCAGATCTGTAAGAGGCTTGCCTAAAAACTTTTCATACAGTGCTTTGTCTTTAATGGAATTGTCGTGATCCCCGTAGAACATCAGGATCGTATTATCCCACAATCCGTCTTTTTTCATCTGATCTACCAATTCACCCAAAGCCTCATCCACATAATGGACGGATTTTAGGTAGTCTCCGAACATCGTACCTTCAAACTCGCCAACATCCAAATCTACAGCGTCAGGTGACAGGTTGTACGGATGATGGCTCGAAATACCGACCATATAGGCGTAGAACGGTTGCTTAACTTCGGTTGTGAGATCGTTGAGCGTTTGTCTAAAAAAGGATTTGTCTCCCAGGGACCAGCCCAGAGGCTCATCTATTTTAAAATCCTTTTTACTGTAGAACTTGTCGTAGTTCATCGCCTTATACATCGTGTAACGGTTCCAGAAGCTGCTGTCGTACACGTGAAACGCATTAGGACTATAACCTGTATCCTTCAAGATGGAAGGCAACGTATCGAATTTATGGTCCGCATAACGGATAAATACAGAACCCGTAGGGAGCGGATGCAGCGAAGCGTGGGTAGAGAAGTCCGCGTCCGAAGTACGACCCTGCGCAGTTTGATGGAAATAATTATTAAAATACATGCTTTCCTTCGTCAGTTTGTCAAAGTTAGGCGTAATTGCTTGACCGTTGATCTGTTTGCCGATAAAAAAGTTCATGAAAGCTTCAGCTTGGATGACCATCACATTTTTGCCCTTATACTTGCCGTATAGGTCATTTTTTACCTGAAGTAACTTCTGGTGTTGATTGAACCATTCCTTATCCTTATCAGATTCCACCTGAGCCAATGTAGGCTGGGGCCCAAGATGATCCTGACCGTAGCGGTAGATATCATATCCATGAAATCCGATCAATCCGGTTACGTTGTACAAGGCCATTGACCACCAGTTGCCGACAAATATGCCGGTTGCCCAAGTGGAGGTATATATTTTGATCGGTCCAAATGTCAAAACATAGCCAATCAGGAAAGCCAATGCCCCCTTGGAGAAGCGAAGCAGAAATCTTTTAGTGAAAGAGCTTCGTGATGCTTCTAAGTAATGATCATTCGTTGTAAACCGACGCCGTAAGGAAGCTACGAATATGA contains these protein-coding regions:
- a CDS encoding DUF1450 domain-containing protein, with product MANDIRVCDECNHIRLKTILPKLKKMAPDAEIKIGCKSYCGPCGKRAFVYVNGRYVSAATEDEVLEKAARFIK
- a CDS encoding LTA synthase family protein; its protein translation is MLVIRTTSARRTGNMFSRLLLSQYFGLVLFFVLMIGKLVLIHYNLHAQNIDMNPLDYVIAIGSLLLVSFWTLWLPRRGRLIALVVLDILLTALIYSDMVYYRYFQDFITIPVLLQAGQVDSLGGSIASLMYWWDIFFFADWILFIPYVIFVASLRRRFTTNDHYLEASRSSFTKRFLLRFSKGALAFLIGYVLTFGPIKIYTSTWATGIFVGNWWSMALYNVTGLIGFHGYDIYRYGQDHLGPQPTLAQVESDKDKEWFNQHQKLLQVKNDLYGKYKGKNVMVIQAEAFMNFFIGKQINGQAITPNFDKLTKESMYFNNYFHQTAQGRTSDADFSTHASLHPLPTGSVFIRYADHKFDTLPSILKDTGYSPNAFHVYDSSFWNRYTMYKAMNYDKFYSKKDFKIDEPLGWSLGDKSFFRQTLNDLTTEVKQPFYAYMVGISSHHPYNLSPDAVDLDVGEFEGTMFGDYLKSVHYVDEALGELVDQMKKDGLWDNTILMFYGDHDNSIKDKALYEKFLGKPLTDLDMQKIMNQVPLLVHLPDGSQAGTYTEPAGQLDLTPSVMHLLGISTKPYHFMGNDLFSGKPRMVVLRTGAFTDGRVYYIPSEDGTFSNGTCYNLSTGQPTDVNACGPGYTEALNRLKISDQVITYDLIREWETEAKK